A portion of the Cryptomeria japonica chromosome 5, Sugi_1.0, whole genome shotgun sequence genome contains these proteins:
- the LOC131028776 gene encoding putative E3 ubiquitin-protein ligase XBAT31 isoform X1: protein MFGTRNADRNTPLHEAAKRGNAEIITTLLHHNKCAAAKRNRFGESALLIASEHGHVEAVKLLVKTTPVYIILWPTENHQTCLHIATYEGHSEMVELILE, encoded by the exons ATGTTTGGAACTCGCAATGCCGATCGCAATACGCCGCTGCACGAAGCTGCTAAGCGGGGAAATGCTGAGATAATTACTACTCTTCTTCACCACAACAAATGTGCAGCCGCTAAACGCAATCGTTTTGGAGAGTCAGCTCTGTTAATAGCTTCAGAGCACGGTCATGTGGAAGCGGTGAAGCTTTTGGTTAAAACCACACCAGTATATATCATTCTCTGGCCAACGGAGAACCACCAAACTTGCCTTCACATTGCTACTTATGAAGGGCATTCAG AGATGGTAGAGTTGATACTTGAGTAG
- the LOC131028776 gene encoding putative E3 ubiquitin-protein ligase XBAT31 isoform X2 — protein MFGTRNADRNTPLHEAAKRGNAEIITTLLHHNKCAAAKRNRFGESALLIASEHGHVEAVKLLVKTTPVYIILWPTENHQTCLHIATYEGHSAHYDYS, from the coding sequence ATGTTTGGAACTCGCAATGCCGATCGCAATACGCCGCTGCACGAAGCTGCTAAGCGGGGAAATGCTGAGATAATTACTACTCTTCTTCACCACAACAAATGTGCAGCCGCTAAACGCAATCGTTTTGGAGAGTCAGCTCTGTTAATAGCTTCAGAGCACGGTCATGTGGAAGCGGTGAAGCTTTTGGTTAAAACCACACCAGTATATATCATTCTCTGGCCAACGGAGAACCACCAAACTTGCCTTCACATTGCTACTTATGAAGGGCATTCAG